The region ACACCTTGATAGAGAAGGGGAAAGGTTGCCTGATGGAGGATTGCAACTCAAACTTCAACATCGCACCCAAGGAAGCGTTTAGTATCTTTCCATGTAAACCGAATGTGTGGATGGCGACGACTTTGGAAACCTCCCTCTGTAGTTCCAATTGGTTAATAGTATCCTTAGGTAGCTGGAAATTTTGGGTGGGATCATATGCTAATTGTGACTATAATACAGGTACAAATTGGTACTCATTCCTTTACATTTGATCATGTTTATGGGAGTACTGGTTCTCCCCCGTCTGCCATGTTTGATGAATGTGTTGCTTCTCTTGTTGATGGCTTGTTCCAAGGATATAATGCTACTGTTCTTGCATATGGTCAGGTATAGTTATAGCTAAAGGAAACAGAAGTTACATGCCAATAAACTTATTTCTCTGTTACCTGACATTTTCTCTCCATTGCAGACTGGTTCTGGAAAAACATACACCATGGGCACTGGATTTAAAGATGGTTGCCAGACAGGAATAATACCTCAAGTTATGAGTGTCTTGTTTAGCCAAATTGAGACCTTAAAGCATCAGATTGAGTTTCAGCTGCATGTTTCCTTTATTGAGGTCTGTAGCTAACTTTGTTACAGCTTACAACCATGGTTTTGAAAGTCTAATCTTGCTTTAACATCTGAAAGAGTGAAAGTAATAAATGCCATATTTGTGAAGTTGTTTAGACTAAACATCTAACAACAAATTTTAATTGTTAAAAGATTCTTAAAGAAGAAGTAAGAGACTTGCTGGATCCATCCTCAATGAACAAACAAGATACTGCAAATGGAAATGGACATGCAGGAAAAGTGACTATTCCTGGGAAACCGCCAATACAAATTCGTGAGACGTCAAATGGTGTAATCACCTTAGCAGGATCTACTGAAGTCAGCGTTACATCACTAAAAGAAATGGCTGCTTGCCTAGTACAAGGATCATTGAATAGAGCAACTGGGAGCACAAATATGAACAACCAATCCAGGTTTCTTATGCATTTATCATATCTTGTTTTGATTGCACAAATTCATTATCTGTTACGCATATAAATAGGGATTGGCCTTGTAATTGAGATATGTTGAATATTGTTGAGATATGTTGAATATTGTTGAGATAATGAAACCCCTTCTATCCCTTTGTTCTCTCTTCTCTGTCCCTATTccctctcttctccctctctcaGATTCTGGTTATATCATTATCATTCATGAAATGCTTTCTTAACTCACTTTTGGATTCATAAACCAAGTGTTGATAGATATGCTTCGAAATTATTATTAGAGGATGAGTTTTGTACGATAGatatgcttataaaaaattaattgaggATGAGTTTTGTAATGTGACATTTagataataaagaaaaatatacaaAAGATATGATGTTTATATTACTTTTTGGTTTTAAACCCTGCTGATGGTTTAAACTTTAGCAGTCAGACTGAAAATTGTATCATTTCCTTTAAAACCAGTTCCACATCAGTTGTTTTGGATTTCTTATTAGAATGGTTAGTAGATGGAACTTTAGGCATTGCAAGAATGCAGTTTGCTGCACCTGTTGATTTTTGTCATCGAATCTTCCAGAAATTTACTAGTTGTGTCAGTGTTTAAATTCTGTTGCTGTTAATTTTGCTGGACTTCTCATCCATAAATTTTTGTTCTTCTGTTATTGTCCATCTAGTCGCTCACATGCCATCTTCACCATCACATTAGAGCAAATGCGGAAGCTCAGTAGTCCTACCGAGATCAGTTCAAATGATACCATGAATGAAGAGTATCTTTGTGCCAAGTTGCACTTAGTAGATCTTGCTGGATCAGAACGAGCTAAAAGAACAGGTTCTGATGGTCTGCGTTTTAAGGAAGGTTAGGTGGTGGCATTTTTCATTTGCATCTTCTAAAATTGCCTTTGGATCATTATGTATTCCTaataattttctttcatttttcacttgcATCTTCTAAACATTCCTTTTGATCATTATGTATTCCTAATAATTTTCTGTTTCTAACAGGAGTTCACATTAACAAAGGCCTTCTAGCACTCGGTAATGTAATCAGTGCGCTTGGTgatgaaaagaagagaaaggaagGCGCTCATGTTCCTTATAGGGATAGTAAACTCACTAGGCTTTTACAGGTTTCATATCTATATATGTAGCTTCCTTAATGCAACATACACTCTTCAATATTATGATGATGGCATACATTTCTCGTTTTTTGGAGTTAATCAATGCAAGATCTGGATCATACAGGACTGAAATTTGTGATTTATCTTGATAACTATGTCTACAAttagagaaaaagaagaaattattattatttgaataaaaaacaaataaaactgGAAATACATATGAAAGATTTTGTAttcgatttttctttctttaatcaTTTTAGtgtaataattattttctttttctatttttttacaaatcaagttACATAATTTTGCAGGATTCTCTTGGTGGTAACAGCCGTACTGTTATGATAGGTTGGTTGTTTTCCTAGCTTCAGTCCCAATTTTTATACTTTTCTTTCTGCTCATCATTGGCCTCAAAAGATAAGATTCAAGCAAACATTTGTAATTGGTTTCTGCTCTTAATATCCATGCTTGTCAACACAGTTGTGTCTTTTTGTATGAACAGAAGTACCAGGGAGGCAAGAAACATTAGAAACTGATTAAAACATGCCTTGGTAATGCACAAGCTTAGGGTTTTGAATATGGAATTCTCAAATAGTTCTCCCTACTCTGGGAATGATTTTTCAGAATATTTGAACTTCTTGCAACTTCTTTAGTAGTTTATCCTAAATGATAGATGGAAAGTATTAAATGCTGTTTGATTGCTCTCGTTCCCTTCCAAACCTGCCAATATGCATCATGCATCGTAGACAATCTTTTGATGAATTTGTAATTTTTCTTcttacataaaaaaatacatttctGTTCCAGCCTGCATAAGTCCTGCTGATATTAATGCCGAAGAAACCCTTAACACTTTGAAGTATGCAAATCGTGCACGCAATATCCAAAATAAGCCTGTTGTAAGTAACTGCATAACTTTTATGTTTCCTTTCATTCATTTGGCAAATTTGAGATGCCTGGGCCCTTTATGAATGAAATTGATgcttattttttgtttattcttCCATAGGTCAATAGAGATCCCATGTCCAATGAGATGCTAAAAATGCGACAACAACTAGAGTGTTTGCAAGCAGAACTTTGTGCTCGTTCTGGTGGCTCTTCTGGGGAAGTTCAGGTAATTGGTTTCTGTTATTATGCACAGTTGGAAATCAGTCAGTGTTCGTCATGTTTGagatttaaagaaaaatatccTTGTCTTGACCTTACAAAGTGATTTAAAAGAAAGATAATGTTATTTGAATCAATTGCATGTATTGATATGGCTGTATATGTATGCATAAAATATAATCATTTTAGAACTCATCATGTAGGTCCTCAAGGAAAGGATTGCTCGGCTCGAAGCAGCCAATGAGGGTCTTTGCCGTGAACTTCATGAATACCGTAGCAGATGCTCTGTGGTAGTACCAAGCGAAAAGGATGATTATGTATGACTCTAATTTTTCTGTTGATAATCTTTGAGTCAAGTAATCTTTTTCCAAATGTTCAGCACCTAGATATTTGGTTTCATTTTTCAGGATGATAGCACATGCAAAGTAAAGACTGATGGGCTTAAAAGGGGCTTGCCTATCACAACCTCTGATTATCCAATGAGTGAAACAACAGGTAAGACTCTTCAACCTGGATCTAGTAATCTGTTTTTTATTGCCACCTTCTTGCTTCAACCAGTTTTTTCTCTATCACTTTGTCTTCCAATTCTTAAATTTAGTCAACTGTAGTGTAATCATGATACAGATTACTATTACCAATTTTGCAGGGGGTTCAAGGGAAATTGAAGAAGTAGCAAAAGAGTGGGAGCATGCACTTCTGCAAAATAGCATGGATAGAGAGTTACATGAACTG is a window of Lotus japonicus ecotype B-129 chromosome 5, LjGifu_v1.2 DNA encoding:
- the LOC130716825 gene encoding kinesin-like protein KIN-4A isoform X4 — encoded protein: MVMEAGEDCCVKVAVHVRPLISEEKLQGCKDCVTVVPGKPQVQIGTHSFTFDHVYGSTGSPPSAMFDECVASLVDGLFQGYNATVLAYGQTGSGKTYTMGTGFKDGCQTGIIPQVMSVLFSQIETLKHQIEFQLHVSFIEILKEEVRDLLDPSSMNKQDTANGNGHAGKVTIPGKPPIQIRETSNGVITLAGSTEVSVTSLKEMAACLVQGSLNRATGSTNMNNQSSRSHAIFTITLEQMRKLSSPTEISSNDTMNEEYLCAKLHLVDLAGSERAKRTGSDGLRFKEGVHINKGLLALGNVISALGDEKKRKEGAHVPYRDSKLTRLLQDSLGGNSRTVMIACISPADINAEETLNTLKYANRARNIQNKPVVNRDPMSNEMLKMRQQLECLQAELCARSGGSSGEVQVLKERIARLEAANEGLCRELHEYRSRCSVVVPSEKDDYDDSTCKVKTDGLKRGLPITTSDYPMSETTGGSREIEEVAKEWEHALLQNSMDRELHELNKRLEEKESEMKLFGVPDAEALKQHFGRKIVELEDEKRAVQQERDHLLAEVNGQTQKSEDIHAQKLKALEAQILDLKKKQESQVQLLKQKQKSDEAAKRLQDEIQSIKAQKVQLQQRIKQEAEQFRQWKASREKELLQLRKEGRRNEFERHKLQALNQRQKMVLQRKTEEAAMATKRLKELLEARKSSRDTSVTMNGNGTNGQRNDKSLQRWLDHELEVMVKEHEVRFEYEKQSQVRAALAEELAMLKQVNEFAAKGFSPPRGKNGFARASSMSVNARMARIASLENMMSISSNSLVAMASQLSEAEERERAFTNRGHWNQLRSMGEAKNLLQYMFNSLADNRFPELDQQ